One part of the Arthrobacter sp. EM1 genome encodes these proteins:
- a CDS encoding DUF3043 domain-containing protein, translated as MFGRKKEAPSAQDIVDQQAAGANARDAALGKGAPTPKRSAQVAARKRPLVPEDRKASKAAERTAVQEQRLKMRQAMDTGDEKYLPLRDKGPQKRFARNYVDARFSLGEYLMFGALLFVVISLLVPASSAQMIYVLGGFWVMFLAVFVDVFILSRKLKKRLAEKFGDVERGTVWYGSMRSLQFRRLRLPKPLVKRGDYPA; from the coding sequence GTGTTTGGACGTAAAAAAGAAGCGCCATCGGCGCAGGACATTGTTGACCAGCAGGCGGCCGGGGCAAATGCCCGGGACGCCGCCCTCGGCAAGGGCGCGCCCACGCCCAAGCGCAGCGCGCAGGTGGCCGCCCGCAAGCGCCCGCTAGTGCCGGAGGACCGCAAGGCCTCCAAAGCCGCGGAACGCACGGCGGTCCAGGAGCAGCGGCTGAAAATGCGGCAGGCCATGGACACCGGCGACGAGAAGTACCTGCCGCTGCGGGACAAAGGTCCACAGAAGCGTTTCGCCCGCAACTATGTGGATGCCCGCTTCAGCCTTGGCGAGTACCTGATGTTCGGTGCGCTCCTCTTTGTGGTCATCTCGTTGCTGGTCCCCGCCTCCAGCGCCCAGATGATCTATGTCCTGGGCGGGTTTTGGGTAATGTTCCTGGCAGTCTTCGTCGACGTCTTTATCCTGTCCCGGAAGCTCAAGAAGCGCCTGGCGGAGAAGTTCGGCGACGTGGAGCGAGGGACCGTATGGTACGGCTCCATGCGCTCGCTGCAGTTCCGCCGCCTGCGCCTTCCCAAGCCCCTGGTCAAGCGCGGCGACTACCCGGCCTGA
- the coxB gene encoding cytochrome c oxidase subunit II, with amino-acid sequence MSSQNRTGSRRKQITTITGLALAGALALTGCSPEVQKGWLPTERGTTNHTDRIMDLWVNSWIAALIVGVITWGLMIWCIVAYRRRKGTVGFPRQNSFNLPLEVFYLTIPLFMVLVFFYFTDNDQQAIDNRSVPADVIVDVRGKQWAWDFNYKKGDVIQEDVHEAGVQAHLTGNDVDKEKLPTLYLPVDKSVDLELNARDVIHSFWVPAFLQKRDMIPGKTNYIRFTPTKEGTYDGKCAELCGEYHSEMLFRVKVVSEAEFQSHLEQLRQDGNTGLLGEEYDRNPAPAENK; translated from the coding sequence GTGAGTTCGCAGAACCGAACCGGCAGCCGACGCAAACAGATCACTACGATCACTGGCTTGGCACTCGCCGGCGCGTTGGCTTTGACTGGATGTTCACCAGAGGTACAGAAAGGGTGGTTGCCCACTGAGCGTGGCACCACCAACCACACTGACCGCATCATGGACCTCTGGGTCAACTCATGGATTGCCGCGCTGATCGTAGGCGTCATTACCTGGGGCCTGATGATCTGGTGCATCGTCGCCTACCGGCGCCGTAAAGGCACCGTTGGGTTCCCCCGGCAGAACAGCTTCAATCTGCCCCTTGAGGTTTTCTACCTGACGATCCCGCTGTTTATGGTTCTGGTCTTCTTTTACTTCACTGACAACGACCAGCAGGCCATCGACAACCGGTCGGTACCTGCCGACGTTATCGTTGACGTCCGCGGCAAGCAGTGGGCCTGGGACTTCAACTACAAAAAGGGCGACGTCATCCAGGAGGATGTCCACGAAGCCGGAGTCCAGGCCCACCTGACGGGCAACGATGTGGACAAGGAAAAGCTGCCCACCCTGTACCTGCCCGTGGACAAGTCCGTTGACCTGGAACTGAACGCCCGCGACGTCATCCACTCTTTCTGGGTTCCCGCCTTCCTGCAGAAGCGCGACATGATTCCCGGGAAGACCAACTACATCAGGTTCACCCCGACTAAAGAGGGAACCTACGACGGCAAGTGCGCCGAACTCTGCGGCGAGTACCACTCCGAAATGCTGTTCCGCGTGAAGGTCGTTTCCGAAGCCGAATTCCAGTCGCACTTGGAGCAGTTGCGCCAGGATGGCAACACGGGCCTCCTCGGCGAAGAGTACGACCGCAACCCGGCCCCGGCCGAGAACAAGTAA
- a CDS encoding cytochrome bc complex cytochrome b subunit, whose translation MSAATTPEAPVFVATTKGGRITDFVDQRVGGSGMLREFGRKVFPDHWSFMFGEVALYSFVILLLSGTFLTFFFDPSMAETHYSGSYTPLKNVEMSVAYSSSLDISFDVRGGLFMRQVHHWSALLFVASVSVHMLRVFFTGAFRKPREMNWVVGSVLLILAMAAGFTGYSLPDDLLSGNGLRIIDGVIKSIPVIGTYISFFLFGGEFPGTAIIGRLYMLHILLVPALILLMIVLHLFMVVVHKHTQYPGPGRNDGNVVGYPLGPVYAAKAGGFFFIVFGVVALMAGFFTINPIWNYGPYDPSPVSAGTQPDWYIGFVDGALRLMPGTFGDWHVEQIWFGHVFTFNVLLPALVPAGILFTLMFTYPWIERWITKDNREHHVLDRPRNAPTRTAIGMAGFVWYCVMWAAAGSDLIATHFHVSLNDVTYWLRALFFIGPILAFIVTKRVALALQRKDREIALHGRETGRIVRLPHGEFIEVHAPLDEYKRYKLVGFESPSPLPAEPNAHGVVDRTEKRRAKLSQLFFEDRVAPATPAELAASHGAHRGHEAIETADNQKTLSH comes from the coding sequence ATGAGCGCAGCAACAACGCCTGAGGCACCGGTCTTCGTCGCCACAACTAAAGGCGGCCGCATTACCGATTTCGTCGACCAGCGTGTTGGCGGCTCCGGTATGCTTCGAGAATTCGGCCGGAAGGTCTTCCCGGACCACTGGTCGTTTATGTTCGGCGAAGTGGCTCTTTATTCATTCGTCATCCTGCTTCTCTCAGGAACGTTCCTGACGTTCTTCTTCGATCCCTCCATGGCAGAGACCCACTATTCGGGTTCCTACACGCCGCTGAAGAACGTCGAAATGTCCGTCGCGTACAGCTCGTCGCTGGACATCTCCTTCGACGTTCGTGGCGGCCTGTTTATGCGCCAGGTCCACCACTGGTCCGCGCTGCTGTTTGTTGCTTCCGTCTCGGTGCATATGCTCCGTGTGTTCTTTACCGGCGCCTTCCGCAAACCGCGTGAAATGAACTGGGTCGTGGGCAGCGTGCTGCTCATCCTCGCAATGGCTGCCGGCTTCACGGGCTACTCCCTCCCCGATGATCTGCTGTCCGGAAACGGCCTGCGAATCATCGACGGCGTTATCAAGTCAATCCCGGTGATCGGCACGTACATCTCCTTCTTCCTCTTCGGCGGGGAATTTCCGGGCACGGCCATAATCGGCCGCTTGTACATGCTGCACATCCTGCTCGTTCCGGCGCTCATCCTCCTGATGATCGTGCTCCACCTGTTTATGGTTGTGGTGCACAAGCACACCCAGTACCCCGGCCCGGGACGCAACGACGGCAACGTCGTGGGCTACCCGCTTGGCCCGGTCTACGCTGCGAAGGCCGGCGGCTTCTTCTTCATCGTCTTTGGTGTCGTTGCGCTGATGGCTGGCTTCTTCACCATCAACCCGATCTGGAACTACGGCCCGTACGACCCCTCCCCCGTGTCCGCCGGCACCCAGCCCGACTGGTACATCGGTTTTGTTGACGGCGCCCTGCGCCTGATGCCGGGCACCTTCGGCGACTGGCATGTCGAGCAGATCTGGTTCGGTCACGTGTTTACGTTCAACGTCCTGCTGCCGGCGCTGGTCCCGGCCGGCATCTTGTTCACCCTTATGTTCACGTACCCTTGGATTGAACGCTGGATCACCAAGGACAACCGCGAGCACCACGTCCTGGACCGTCCCCGCAATGCGCCGACCCGGACGGCCATCGGCATGGCCGGGTTCGTCTGGTACTGCGTGATGTGGGCGGCCGCCGGTTCGGACCTCATTGCAACGCACTTCCACGTGTCGCTCAACGATGTCACCTACTGGCTGCGCGCGCTGTTCTTCATCGGCCCGATCCTCGCCTTTATAGTCACCAAGCGCGTTGCTCTGGCCCTGCAGCGCAAGGACCGCGAGATAGCCTTGCACGGCCGCGAAACCGGCCGCATCGTGCGGCTCCCGCACGGTGAATTCATCGAGGTCCACGCCCCGCTGGATGAGTACAAGCGCTACAAGCTCGTAGGCTTCGAGTCACCGTCTCCGTTGCCCGCGGAGCCGAACGCACACGGAGTCGTCGACAGAACGGAAAAGCGCCGTGCCAAGCTGTCGCAGCTGTTCTTTGAGGACCGCGTCGCGCCGGCAACTCCCGCTGAACTGGCAGCTTCCCACGGGGCCCACCGCGGGCACGAAGCAATTGAAACAGCGGATAATCAAAAGACACTCAGCCACTAA
- a CDS encoding dipeptidase, translating into MTSSPMGNPKTVPGRVGNVDTEALRQAVTETFDTTIAQLTELVAIPGIAWPSFDPAPLNASAEAVAQLVRATGFEEVRTLRCDKEDGTPGGPAVVARRPAAPGKPTILLYAHHDVQPTGDLALWTTEPFTAVERDGRLYGRGAADDKAGIMAHIAAYSAVTRVLGDELGLGVTFFFEGEEEAGSPTFRTFLETHQELLRADVIVVADSSNWKVGIPALTTSLRGLVDGTIEVKVLDHAVHSGMFGGPVLDAPTLLSRLIATLHDDDGNVAIDGLVSRDEVAVDLSEAEYRADASVLDGVRLAGTGTIASRMWTKPALSIIGFDAPAVDVASNTLLPRARAKFSLRLAPGQDPAEAMDAVRRHVEANAPFGAHVVFTPGESGNAFLTDTSSKVASVAMWALGEAWGVPAVETGIGGSIPFIADLTELYPDVQILVTGVEDPDSRAHSANESLHLADFRNAIVAEALMLARLNADGLA; encoded by the coding sequence ATGACTTCATCACCCATGGGGAACCCAAAAACCGTGCCTGGCCGTGTCGGAAACGTCGACACTGAAGCCCTCCGGCAAGCCGTTACCGAAACGTTCGACACGACGATCGCCCAGTTGACGGAGCTCGTCGCCATCCCGGGCATCGCCTGGCCCAGCTTTGACCCTGCGCCGTTGAACGCCAGCGCCGAGGCCGTCGCACAGCTGGTCCGTGCCACCGGCTTCGAAGAGGTGCGGACCTTGCGTTGCGACAAGGAGGACGGTACGCCCGGTGGGCCGGCCGTCGTCGCCCGCCGGCCGGCCGCCCCGGGCAAACCGACAATCCTGCTCTACGCCCATCACGATGTGCAGCCCACCGGCGACCTGGCGCTGTGGACGACCGAGCCGTTCACCGCCGTCGAGCGCGACGGGCGCCTCTACGGACGCGGCGCGGCCGACGACAAGGCCGGAATTATGGCCCACATCGCTGCTTACTCGGCCGTGACCCGCGTGCTGGGCGACGAACTTGGCCTCGGCGTGACCTTCTTCTTCGAGGGCGAGGAGGAAGCCGGGTCACCAACGTTCCGGACTTTTCTGGAAACGCATCAGGAGCTGCTGCGCGCAGACGTGATTGTTGTGGCCGACTCCAGCAACTGGAAGGTCGGCATTCCCGCCCTGACCACCAGTCTCCGCGGCCTGGTTGACGGCACTATCGAGGTGAAGGTCCTTGACCACGCCGTCCACTCGGGGATGTTCGGTGGCCCGGTGCTGGACGCTCCGACGCTGCTGTCGCGGCTGATTGCTACCCTGCACGACGACGACGGGAACGTCGCCATCGACGGGCTGGTCAGCCGGGACGAGGTCGCTGTGGACCTTTCCGAAGCCGAATACCGCGCAGACGCTTCGGTGCTCGACGGCGTCCGGCTCGCCGGCACAGGCACGATTGCCTCCCGGATGTGGACCAAACCGGCACTGTCGATCATCGGCTTCGATGCCCCCGCGGTCGACGTTGCCTCCAACACCCTGCTGCCGCGCGCGCGGGCCAAGTTCAGCCTGCGGCTCGCCCCAGGACAGGACCCGGCCGAAGCGATGGACGCCGTCCGCCGGCATGTCGAAGCCAACGCGCCGTTCGGCGCGCACGTGGTCTTCACCCCGGGGGAGAGCGGCAACGCTTTCCTCACGGACACCTCTTCCAAAGTGGCCAGCGTCGCGATGTGGGCGCTCGGCGAGGCCTGGGGCGTCCCTGCGGTGGAGACCGGCATCGGCGGTTCGATACCCTTTATCGCGGATCTGACTGAGCTGTACCCGGATGTACAGATCCTGGTCACCGGCGTTGAGGATCCGGATTCCCGGGCGCACAGTGCGAACGAATCCCTGCACCTGGCCGACTTCCGGAACGCCATCGTTGCGGAGGCCCTGATGCTGGCCCGGCTGAACGCTGACGGGCTGGCCTAG
- a CDS encoding HPr family phosphocarrier protein has protein sequence MPVRTAIVRARVGLHARPAARFVRAVLATGLPVTISRDGRPAVDARSLLEVMTEDFRFGCSVELSIADESLPHQRSPAAVEKALESLRDLVESSLAG, from the coding sequence TTGCCTGTTCGGACCGCAATCGTCAGGGCCCGTGTTGGACTGCATGCCAGACCGGCCGCCCGGTTCGTCCGTGCAGTCCTTGCCACCGGGCTTCCCGTCACCATCAGCAGGGACGGCAGGCCCGCCGTCGACGCCCGCTCACTGCTGGAAGTGATGACCGAGGACTTCCGCTTCGGGTGCTCAGTAGAGCTCTCCATTGCCGATGAATCCCTCCCGCATCAACGCAGCCCTGCCGCCGTAGAGAAGGCCCTGGAGAGTCTCAGGGACCTGGTGGAGTCATCCCTGGCCGGCTAG
- a CDS encoding GntR family transcriptional regulator produces the protein MAPTDASRMDGEIDRHNGTPIYVQLREIIRAHIVSVCPPGSALPSERDLALRFGLARMTVRQAIDALVGEEVIERVVGLGTFVRKPKLDLQVKLTSYSEEMQRRGMVPAAKVLSFEQIGASAFLARELQLEEGTPLVRFRRLLLADSEPMSVDENFIPAHRVPGLLDGEPPTSLYNVLSERYGLVMEWGEDMIEATAASPSTSRLLNVEVGSPLLKIQRHAFVARAMVDYSVSYYRADRYKLWVPLQRPGVRPTRNYASGYRP, from the coding sequence ATGGCGCCCACTGATGCTTCGCGCATGGACGGTGAAATCGACCGTCACAACGGAACGCCCATTTACGTCCAGCTGAGGGAGATCATCAGGGCGCACATCGTAAGTGTTTGCCCGCCGGGCTCGGCGCTTCCCTCGGAGCGGGATCTCGCATTGCGTTTTGGTCTGGCCCGGATGACGGTACGCCAAGCCATTGATGCCCTCGTCGGCGAGGAAGTCATCGAACGTGTTGTGGGGCTGGGCACTTTTGTCCGAAAGCCGAAACTGGACCTTCAGGTCAAGCTCACTTCCTACAGCGAAGAAATGCAGCGCCGCGGCATGGTTCCCGCGGCTAAGGTGCTTAGCTTTGAGCAGATCGGTGCGAGCGCATTCCTGGCCCGTGAATTGCAGCTCGAGGAGGGGACACCCTTGGTGCGCTTCCGGCGGCTGCTGCTTGCCGATAGCGAGCCCATGAGCGTGGACGAGAATTTCATTCCGGCCCACCGGGTACCGGGCCTGCTCGACGGCGAACCGCCCACCTCGCTCTACAACGTCCTCAGCGAACGGTACGGACTGGTGATGGAGTGGGGAGAAGACATGATCGAGGCCACGGCTGCGTCGCCGTCAACGTCTCGTTTGCTCAACGTGGAGGTTGGGTCTCCGCTGCTGAAAATCCAGCGTCATGCCTTTGTGGCTCGGGCCATGGTTGATTACTCGGTGTCGTACTACCGGGCCGACCGGTACAAGCTGTGGGTGCCGCTGCAGCGGCCCGGTGTCCGCCCGACACGCAACTACGCCTCGGGATACCGCCCCTAG
- the ctaD gene encoding cytochrome c oxidase subunit I, protein MATTYSQPTGILGAPVVPKSKGRIVVNWITSTDHKTIGYMYLIASFVFFCFGGVMALLIRAELFEPGMQILQTKEQYNQLFTMHGTVMLLMFATPLFAGFANVIMPLQIGAPDVAFPRLNALAFWFFLFGSTIAVSGFITPQGAASFGWFAYAPLSNTTFSPGVGGDLWVFGLALSGFGTILGAVNFITTVICMRAPGMTMWRMPIFTWNILVTAILVLMAFPPLAAALFALGADRRFGAHIFDPENGGAVLWQHLFWFFGHPEVYIIALPFFGIVSEIFPVFSRKPIFGYKGLVYATISIAALSVTVWAHHMYVTGSVLLPFFSFMTMLIAVPTGVKFFNWIGTMWRGSITFETPMLWSLGFLATFLFGGLTGIILASPPLDFHVSDSYFVVAHFHYVVFGTVVFAMFAGFYFWWPKFTGKMLNERLGKIHFWMLFLGFHGTFLIQHWLGVEGMPRRYADYMPQDNFTWMNQFSTYSSFLLGASLIPFFWNVYITWRSNERVEVDDPWGFGASLEWATSCPPPRHNFTSLPRIRSERPALDLHHPELSQSYTVDTSDSPAAAVLGNADQKDNAK, encoded by the coding sequence GTGGCAACTACCTATTCCCAGCCCACCGGGATCCTTGGGGCTCCCGTAGTACCGAAATCCAAGGGACGCATTGTCGTCAACTGGATCACCTCGACTGACCATAAGACCATCGGGTACATGTACCTGATTGCCTCTTTTGTGTTCTTTTGCTTCGGCGGTGTGATGGCGCTGTTGATCCGTGCCGAGCTGTTCGAACCGGGTATGCAGATCCTGCAGACCAAGGAGCAGTACAACCAGCTCTTCACGATGCACGGCACGGTGATGCTGCTGATGTTCGCGACGCCGCTGTTCGCGGGCTTCGCGAACGTGATTATGCCGCTGCAGATCGGTGCCCCCGACGTCGCCTTCCCGCGGCTGAACGCGCTGGCCTTCTGGTTTTTCCTCTTCGGCTCCACTATCGCCGTGTCCGGGTTCATCACTCCGCAGGGTGCGGCGTCGTTTGGCTGGTTTGCTTATGCGCCGTTGTCCAACACGACCTTCAGCCCCGGTGTGGGCGGTGACCTCTGGGTCTTTGGCCTGGCGCTGTCCGGTTTCGGTACCATCCTTGGCGCGGTGAACTTCATCACCACGGTTATTTGCATGCGTGCCCCGGGTATGACCATGTGGCGGATGCCGATTTTCACCTGGAACATCCTGGTGACGGCGATCCTGGTGCTGATGGCGTTCCCGCCGCTGGCCGCGGCGCTGTTCGCGCTCGGTGCTGACCGCCGCTTCGGGGCGCATATTTTTGATCCGGAGAACGGCGGCGCGGTCCTCTGGCAGCACCTGTTCTGGTTCTTCGGCCACCCTGAGGTTTACATCATTGCCCTGCCGTTCTTCGGCATCGTTTCGGAGATTTTCCCGGTCTTCAGCCGCAAGCCGATCTTCGGCTACAAGGGCCTGGTCTATGCAACGATTTCCATTGCCGCGCTGTCCGTGACCGTGTGGGCGCACCACATGTACGTGACCGGCTCGGTGCTGCTGCCGTTCTTCTCATTTATGACCATGTTGATTGCCGTTCCGACCGGGGTGAAGTTCTTCAACTGGATCGGCACCATGTGGCGGGGATCGATTACCTTTGAGACGCCGATGTTGTGGAGCCTGGGCTTCCTGGCGACCTTCCTGTTCGGCGGCCTGACCGGCATCATCCTGGCTTCGCCGCCGCTGGACTTCCATGTCTCCGATTCCTACTTTGTGGTGGCTCACTTCCACTACGTGGTCTTCGGCACCGTGGTGTTCGCGATGTTCGCCGGGTTCTATTTCTGGTGGCCGAAGTTCACCGGGAAGATGCTCAACGAACGCCTCGGCAAGATCCATTTTTGGATGCTGTTCCTGGGCTTCCACGGCACCTTCCTGATCCAGCACTGGCTCGGCGTGGAGGGTATGCCGCGCCGCTATGCGGACTACATGCCGCAGGATAACTTCACCTGGATGAACCAGTTCTCCACCTACTCCTCGTTCCTGCTTGGCGCGTCGCTGATCCCGTTCTTCTGGAACGTCTACATCACCTGGCGCAGCAACGAACGCGTCGAAGTGGACGATCCGTGGGGCTTTGGCGCCTCTCTGGAGTGGGCCACCTCCTGCCCGCCGCCGCGGCACAACTTCACCTCGTTGCCGCGGATCCGCTCCGAGCGACCCGCCCTGGACCTCCACCACCCGGAGCTCTCCCAGTCCTACACGGTCGATACCTCCGATTCCCCGGCCGCAGCCGTGCTGGGTAACGCCGACCAGAAGGACAACGCCAAGTGA
- a CDS encoding iron-sulfur cluster assembly accessory protein, whose protein sequence is MSTTTNENSTDTTAEAGTELAAHEVKLTDVAAGKVRSLLEQEGRTDLRLRVAVQPGGCSGLIYQLYFDERLLDGDAVRDYDGVEVVVDKMSVPYLSGASIDFEDTISKQGFTIDNPNAGGSCACGDSFH, encoded by the coding sequence ATGAGCACTACAACCAATGAAAACAGCACCGACACCACCGCCGAGGCGGGCACGGAACTGGCAGCGCACGAGGTCAAACTGACCGACGTGGCGGCCGGCAAGGTCCGCAGCCTGCTGGAGCAGGAGGGCCGCACCGATCTGCGCCTCCGCGTGGCCGTGCAGCCCGGCGGTTGCTCCGGCCTGATCTACCAGCTTTATTTCGATGAGCGGCTCCTCGACGGCGACGCCGTCCGCGACTACGACGGAGTTGAAGTTGTGGTCGACAAAATGAGTGTGCCGTACCTCAGCGGAGCCAGCATCGACTTCGAAGACACCATCTCTAAGCAGGGCTTTACGATCGACAACCCCAACGCCGGCGGGTCCTGCGCCTGCGGCGATTCTTTCCACTAA
- a CDS encoding quinone-dependent dihydroorotate dehydrogenase — protein sequence MRVYPTFFRLAFLWMDAERAHKIGFRAIRLVHSCGAGRVLQRFTAPAASLKTQAFGLTFPSPFGLAAGFDKEGHGIEALTELGFGHVEVGTITGQAQPGNPAPRLFRLVEDRAVINRMGFNNDGAAAVAPRLKSARAALQRRYPGVRPVIGVNIGKSKVVELSDAAADYLISARSLAPAADYLVVNVSSPNTPGLRLLQDVQTLGPLLTAVGEAADHAAGRHVPLLVKIAPDLSDEDIDDVARLALDLKLDGIIATNTTVARTGLSAGPDKVAACGAGGLSGAPLKQRSLEVLARLKAATGGRLALVSVGGVETAQDVQQRLDAGATLVQGYTAFLYEGPFWAARINRQLAKHPSRR from the coding sequence ATGCGCGTATATCCGACATTCTTCCGACTGGCCTTTTTATGGATGGACGCCGAACGCGCCCACAAGATTGGCTTCCGGGCTATCCGGCTTGTCCACAGCTGCGGCGCGGGGCGTGTGCTCCAGCGGTTCACAGCGCCGGCAGCGTCACTAAAGACCCAGGCATTTGGCCTGACCTTCCCGTCGCCGTTTGGCCTGGCGGCGGGCTTCGACAAAGAGGGTCACGGAATCGAAGCCCTGACCGAGCTGGGCTTTGGCCATGTTGAGGTTGGCACCATCACCGGCCAGGCCCAGCCTGGGAACCCCGCTCCGCGGCTCTTTCGCTTGGTCGAGGACCGGGCAGTGATCAACCGGATGGGCTTCAACAATGACGGGGCCGCCGCCGTGGCGCCCCGCCTGAAGTCGGCCCGGGCCGCCCTGCAGCGCCGGTACCCGGGGGTCCGCCCCGTCATTGGGGTCAACATCGGCAAGAGCAAGGTGGTGGAACTTTCGGACGCGGCCGCCGACTACCTCATCAGCGCCCGCAGCCTGGCGCCCGCCGCCGATTACCTCGTGGTCAACGTCAGCTCCCCGAACACCCCGGGTCTGCGGTTGCTGCAGGACGTTCAGACGCTGGGCCCGCTGCTGACGGCAGTTGGGGAAGCCGCGGACCACGCTGCAGGGCGCCATGTTCCCTTGCTGGTCAAGATTGCCCCGGACCTCAGCGATGAGGACATCGACGACGTCGCGCGCCTGGCCCTGGACCTGAAACTTGACGGAATTATCGCCACCAACACCACCGTTGCCCGGACCGGGCTGTCCGCGGGTCCGGACAAGGTTGCAGCCTGCGGCGCCGGCGGGCTGTCCGGGGCACCGCTGAAGCAACGGTCGTTGGAAGTGCTGGCCAGGCTCAAGGCGGCAACCGGCGGCAGACTGGCACTCGTCTCGGTCGGCGGGGTCGAAACGGCGCAGGACGTGCAGCAGCGGCTCGACGCGGGCGCCACCCTTGTGCAGGGATACACGGCGTTCCTTTACGAAGGACCATTTTGGGCCGCCCGCATCAACCGGCAACTGGCCAAGCACCCCTCCCGGCGTTAA
- a CDS encoding cytochrome c oxidase subunit 4: MKIESRVFGLGVFFFVPVSVVYGFLTGWTEYVGFLGIMLVAGLAGMIGAYLSFTGKRVGMRPEDRSDAEIHEGAGEQGHFSPWSWWPLVLGTACATGFLGMAVGFWIVYIGAGLAVVALVGWVYEYSRGDHAH, translated from the coding sequence GTGAAGATTGAATCAAGGGTTTTTGGCCTCGGAGTCTTCTTTTTCGTCCCGGTGTCAGTGGTCTACGGGTTTCTGACCGGCTGGACTGAGTACGTTGGGTTCCTCGGAATTATGCTGGTCGCCGGCCTGGCAGGCATGATCGGTGCCTACCTTTCGTTCACGGGGAAGCGGGTCGGGATGCGTCCCGAGGACCGCAGCGACGCCGAAATCCATGAGGGCGCCGGTGAACAGGGTCACTTCAGCCCCTGGAGCTGGTGGCCCCTGGTTCTCGGTACGGCGTGCGCCACCGGCTTCCTTGGGATGGCGGTGGGTTTCTGGATCGTCTACATCGGTGCCGGCCTCGCCGTCGTAGCCCTCGTAGGCTGGGTCTACGAGTACAGCCGCGGAGATCACGCGCACTAA